One window of Biomphalaria glabrata chromosome 6, xgBioGlab47.1, whole genome shotgun sequence genomic DNA carries:
- the LOC106062040 gene encoding sialate O-acetylesterase-like, protein MERFKLFYLLSFIICYKNVIGINVYRSNADFNNDVYRKHLRSQTPKAGATFAFAKHFQNHMVLQQAPQRANIYGFSADIGQKVIMQLTTVPSTKPYYYTSTIEQGPVAGLGVWNFLLDPFPANTTVSINVQAEAGSLSLSDVIFGDVWICSGQSNMQFTVIQIDNAEEEMADAQNYPNIRLMTVNMNYSATVQYDLIAVEESWTAPNRNTIGGTAWTYFSAVCWLFGKAIHKARGTPIGLVATDWGGTPVEAWSSPVALASCGNPKSTPVELPESYRKYVESLPEKVKYRMTGPGDNSQLWNAMIHPLLGMTIYGAVWYQGEADASGSRMNKYNCTFPAMIKDWRLNFNSASNGQTKADFPFGFVQLSANTPDPSISVGFPDIRWHQTADRGYVPNSVLPNVFMAVAMDLPDFTSSYGAIHPRDKKDVGARLALSGLAVAYGQSELYQGPFPVQAVVTPSGLIVDYGDTWSLEVRNWDGFELLCGSRWAETGIIANNQTSVTLFSGVCSSGETLSGVRYAWRESPCAFMKCAVYESINDLPAPPFVALKNEDEETFNFDGPTYI, encoded by the exons atgtctaCAGGAAACACCTCAGAAGTCAAACACCTAAAGCAGGTGCTACATTTGCTTTTGCCAAGCATTTTCAAAATCACATGGTGCTACAACAAGCTCCACAGAGAGCCAACATTTATGGTTTCTCTGCAGACATAGGGCAGAAAGTCATTATGCAG TTGACGACTGTACCTTCAACCAAGCCCTATTACTACACGTCCACTATAGAACAAGGGCCTGTTGCTGGACTAGGTGTTTGGAATTTTCTTCTAGACCCATTTCCAGCAAACACAACTGTTTCTATAAATGTGCAGGCTGAGGCTGGTTCTCTGTCTCTAAGTGATGTCATCTTTGGAGATGTCTGGATCTGTTCTGGCCAATCCAACATGCAGTTCACAGTCATTCAG ATTGACAATGCTGAAGAGGAAATGGCTGATGCTCAAAATTATCCTAACATTCGTTTGATGACGGTGAATATGAATTACTCTGCCACAGTGCAATATGACCTTATTGCAGTGGAGGAGAGCTGGACTGCCCCTAATAGAA ATACAATTGGTGGAACTGCCTGGACATACTTTTCAGCTGTGTGCTGGCTCTTTGGAAAGGCCATTCACAAGGCACGTGGCACACCCATTGGCCTTGTTGCCACAGACTGGGGAGGCACTCCAGTGGAGGCTTGGTCATCTCCTGTAGCATTGGCCTCATGCGGGAATCCTAAAAGTACTCCAGTGGAACTTCCTGAGTCGTACAGAAA ATATGTTGAAAGTTTACCTGAGAAAGTCAAGTATAGAATGACAGGACCTGGAGACAACTCACAGTTGTGGAATGCAATGATCCATCCATTGCTTGGGATGACAATTTATGGAGCCGTCTGGTATCAAG GAGAAGCAGACGCCAGTGGTTCTCGCATGAATAAATACAACTGTACCTTCCCAGCCATGATCAAAGACTGGAGGCTTAACTTTAACTCAGCTTCAAATGGACAAACTAAAGCTGATTTTCCCTTTGGATTTGTCCAG TTGTCAGCCAATACTCCTGACCCATCCATCTCAGTTGGGTTCCCAGACATTCGCTGGCATCAGACAGCAGATAGAGGATATGTTCCCAACTCTGTGTTACCCAATGTGTTCATGGCGGTGGCTATGGACTTGCCAGATTTTACTTCATCTTATGGAGC TATTCATCCAAGAGACAAGAAAGATGTTGGCGCCAGGCTTGCTCTGAGTGGTCTAGCAGTAGCTTATGGGCAGTCCGAGCTTTATCAGGGTCCATTTCCAGTGCAGGCCGTTGTAACACCTTCTGGACTGATTGTGGACTATGGAGACACATGGAGCCTAGAAGTAAGAAACTGGGACGGCTTTGAG CTGCTGTGTGGCTCTCGCTGGGCAGAGACTGGTATTATAGCAAATAATCAAACTAGCGTCACTCTCTTCTCTGGTGTGTGCAGCAGTGGAGAGACACTAAGCGGTGTCCGCTACGCCTGGAGAGAGTCCCCGTGCGCCTTTATGAAGTGTGCCGTCTACGAGAGTATAAACGACTTGCCAGCCCCACCATTTGTTGCCTTGAAAAATGAAGATGAGGAGacttttaattttgatggtccaACGTACATTTGA